In Virgibacillus proomii, a single window of DNA contains:
- a CDS encoding HK97-gp10 family putative phage morphogenesis protein: MIKLKGIDALERGLRERAEAKDVQKAIQINASEMQSKAQNYAPVKSGNLKRKIQIDVRGLTGRVASTADYAPYIEWGTRFMDAQPHLRPAYYEQIEQFKKDLDRLVR, translated from the coding sequence ATGATTAAATTAAAAGGTATAGATGCACTTGAAAGGGGTTTGAGAGAGAGGGCGGAAGCTAAAGACGTACAAAAAGCAATACAAATCAATGCGTCCGAAATGCAAAGCAAAGCCCAAAATTATGCGCCTGTCAAAAGCGGTAATTTAAAACGCAAAATACAGATAGATGTACGCGGTTTAACTGGTCGAGTAGCTTCGACTGCAGATTATGCGCCATACATCGAATGGGGTACTAGGTTTATGGATGCCCAACCTCACTTAAGACCTGCATACTACGAACAAATAGAACAATTTAAAAAAGATTTAGATAGATTGGTGAGGTGA
- a CDS encoding phage head-tail connector protein, giving the protein MVDVKANIKTVLDIKDNLQDPVLDVLINNVSSHLKALLGKEEIPSPLNFIVEEITIRRYNRIGSEGMKSESVEGHSISFYDLKEEFTPYKSIIAAHKEPPEKPGRGKVLFI; this is encoded by the coding sequence ATGGTTGATGTTAAAGCAAACATTAAAACAGTATTGGACATCAAGGACAATTTGCAGGACCCTGTCCTTGATGTCCTTATTAATAATGTGAGTAGTCATTTAAAAGCTTTGCTAGGTAAAGAGGAAATACCATCACCCCTTAATTTTATCGTTGAAGAAATAACTATACGACGGTACAACCGCATTGGTAGTGAGGGTATGAAATCAGAATCTGTTGAAGGTCACTCAATAAGTTTTTATGATTTAAAAGAGGAATTTACACCGTACAAAAGTATTATTGCAGCACATAAAGAACCACCAGAGAAACCTGGTAGGGGGAAGGTGTTGTTTATATGA